One segment of Anser cygnoides isolate HZ-2024a breed goose chromosome 5, Taihu_goose_T2T_genome, whole genome shotgun sequence DNA contains the following:
- the TRIM66 gene encoding tripartite motif-containing protein 66 isoform X9 yields the protein MHVQEPLKLFCETCDILTCHSCLLTEHKEHRFRHLDEALQNQRAILKNVIAKVEEKKNGIQVSAKQIEDRLLEVKHLYKKVENQIKMAKMVLINEINKRTNILLEQLEKITSERKQKLEQQLQGVVVLSRQVEHVQNFISWAVCSKNSIPFLFSKELIVFQIQRLLETNCNTDIGPPLKIRFTWDPSYWTKQLSNFGGFTMEGGHISHSDVLLYGNVQGLQTSLYHGQYSPASQLEPVNSQPHQFPPAVQCPMPVCCSYCLSVPHPNKAQPSHQNINRHQNFQQHPELHQQQFPLQYSMQQRDKEQRDVPPPLKLTQSGLEQQSRSESENTSGKMGKHLPPQQLQQTAPLGYAVVSHEAQQVHTSHPQSFRTQTALQTSTVQVQLGHLQKIKSNHLQQPPQQQQLPPASPLSGQNENTHKQVIQQSLDIMHHQFELEEMKKDLELLLQAQGQSSLQLNQTKPAQHVQQTIVGQINYIVRQPAPVQQHIQDESLVCESSTELDVQKPVVPLDRSDIPSLSQSLDEEARASSHSPESTLQQSAYNPVRKRSASLSIVGFSNDLEMELPSTRLSRSADPQIQGVAAVALGSSPNTHCDCDTPPEPVPSYSLVRGRAPGDLSPGLAPGDALQSSAKCKLENEDLNTVDHPLENSMASDGQDVVNELSLSMQKVLEEPINLSVKKSQRCNSPSEVLSKNSSLPVNDRMRQLRNEEDSSNCEKEHLEMDMKSNQDVSRSGPRELKIPYVRLERLKIHASESGELPVFKLQPQESEQEGSFLLIIECGTQSSSMAIRINKDSPPEGLKCKEENTEDRKFITTQAAGQIQSPPVGTLPSDQKLSNGTSITMKKSPVTQEVDTIENEDFCAVCLNGGELLCCDHCPKVFHLSCHVPALLSFPVGEWVCTLCRNPVKPEVEYDCENTRYGHSYNAQYGLDDYDQKKCEKLVLSLFCSSLSLPFHEPVSPLARHYYQIIKRPMDLSIIRKKLQKKDKFHYSAPEELVTDVRLMFWNCAKFNYPDSEVAEAGRCLDVFFESKLKEIYPDRHFPSMQQDETDSEEEESQNSKMPPQDFQWPSYGQECIQPKRRRRHAVRLQKQKHLVAKWPPC from the exons ATGCATGTTCAAGAGCCACTCAAGTTGTTCTGTGAGACCTGTGATATCCTTACCTGCCACAGCTGCCTTCTGACAGAGCATAAGGAACACAG GTTCAGACATCTTGATGAAGCTTTGCAAAATCAGAGAGCTATCCTGAAAAATGTCATAGCTaaagtggaagagaaaaaaaatggaattcagGTTTCAGCTAAACAGATTGAAGACAG GTTGCTTGAAGTAAAACACTTATAcaaaaaagtagaaaatcaaatcaaaatggCGAAGATGGTTTTGATAAATGAAATCAATAAACGAACAAACATCCTTCTTGAACAACTTGAA AAAATCACAagtgaaaggaagcagaaattggAGCAGCAACTGCAGGGTGTTGTGGTTTTAAGCAGACAGGTTGAACATGTGCAGAACTTCATCAGTTGGGCAGTGTGCAGTAAAAACAGCATCCCATTTCTCTTCAGTAAAGAACTG ATTGTATTTCAGATCCAGCGCTTGTTAGAGACAAATTGTAACACAGACATAGGCCCTCCACTGAAGATCAGATTTACTTGGGATCCATCCTACTGGACTAAACAGCTGTCCAATTTTG gagGTTTCACTATGGAAGGTGGACACATTTCTCATTCAGATGTGCTACTCTATGGAAATGTGCAAGGATTACAGACATCCTTGTATCATGGACAGTATTCCCCAGCATCACAGCTGGAGCCTGTGAATAGCCAGCCACATCAGTTTCCACCTGCAGTTCAGTGTCCTATGCCCGTGTGTTGCTCATACTGCCTCAGTGTACCTCACCCAAACAAAGCTCAGCCTTCTCACCAAAACATAAACCGCCATCAAAATTTTCAACAACATCCCGAACTGCATCAGCAGCAGTTTCCTCTGCAGTACAGCATGCAGCAACGTGACAAAGAGCAAAGGGATGTTCCCCCACCTCTGAAGTTAACACAGTCTGGGCTGGAGCAACAGTCACGATCAGAGTCAGAGAATACATCAGGGAAGATGGGAAAGCATTTAccaccccagcagctgcagcagactGCACCTCTGGGTTATGCTGTTGTATCACATGAGGCTCAGCAAGTTCACACAAGCCATCCACAGTCATTCCGCACGCAGACTGCTTTGCAAACATCAACTGTGCAAGTGCAGCTTGGCCATCTTCAGAAGATAAAGTCTAACCACTTGCAGCagccaccacagcagcagcagctgcctccagcGTCGCCACTGTCAGGTCAGAATGAGAACACCCACAAACAAGTCATCCAGCAGAGCTTGGACATAATGCACCACCAGTTTGAACTGGAGGAGATGAAAAAGGATCTGGAGCTTCTTCTCCAGGCCCAAGGACAGTCCAGCTTGCAGCTGAACCAAACCAAGCCAGCTCAGCATGTTCAACAGACCATAGTTGGTCAGATCAATTACATAGTGAGGCAGCCAGCCCCGGTTCAGCAGCATATCCAAGATGAATCTCTA GTCTGTGAGAGTTCCACTGAACTTGATGTCCAGAAGCCTGTAGTTCCTCTTGACAGAAGTGATATTCCCTCCCTGTCACAGTCATTAGATGAAGAAGCCAGGGCCAGCAGTCACTCCCCTGAATCAACATTGCAACAATCAGCTTACAACCCAGTGAGAAAG cGTTCAGCATCATTAAGCATTGTGGGCTTTTCAAACGATTTAGAAATGGAACTACCTTCAACAAGGTTATCTAGGTCAGCTGATCCACAGATACAAGGTGTGGCCGCTGTAGCACTTGGTTCATCCCCGAACACCCATTGTGACTGTGATACTCCACCAGAACCAGTACCCAGCTACAGCTTAGTACGGGGCAGAGCTCCAGGTGACCTGAGCCCTGGCCTTGCAccaggtgatgcactccagaGCAGCGCTAAGTGCAAG ctGGAAAATGAAGACTTGAATACTGTGGATCATCCTCTAGAAAACAGCATGGCCTCTGATGGGCAAGATGTAGTAAATGAATTAAGTCTTTCTATGCAAAAAGTGCTGGAAGAACCTATTAATCTTTCGGTCAAAAAATCTCAGCGTTGTAATTCTCCTTCTGAAGTGCTCAGCAAAAATTCTTCCCTGCCTGTGAATGACAGAATGAGACAACTTAGAAATGAAGAAG ATTCCAGTAACTGTGAAAAGGAACATTTAGAAATGGATATGAAAAGCAATCAGGATGTCAG tAGATCTGGCCCTAGAGAGCTGAAGATCCCTTATGTGAGACTGGAACGTCTGAAGATACATGCATCAGAATCCGGGGAGCTCCCAGTTTTTAAGCTCCAGCCACAGGAGAGTGAGCAGGAGGGCAGTTTCCTCTTGATAATTGAATGTGGGACCCAGTCTTCAAGCATGGCTATAAGA atAAATAAAGATAGTCCACCTGAAGGACTGAAATGCAAAGAGGAGAACACGGAAGACAGAAAATTTATTACAACCCAGGCTGCAGGACAGATACAATCTCCTCCTGTAGGTACTCTACCTTCTGATCAGAAGCTCAGTAATGGTACCTCCATCACGATGAAAAAATCTCCAGTCACTCAGGAAGTCGATACAATTGAGAATGaagatttctgtgctgtgtgtctTAATGGAGGAGAACTGTTGTGTTGTGATCACTGCCCCAAGGTCTTCCATCTCTCCTGCCATgttccagctctgctcagctttcCAGT ggGCGAATGGGTGTGTACACTTTGCCGTAATCCAGTGAAGCCAGAGGTAGAATATGACTGTGAAAACACACGCTACGGCCACAGTTACAATGCACAGTATGGCCTTGATGATTATGATCAGAAG AAGTGTGAAAAGCTGGTGCTTTCCCTGTTCTGCAGTAGTCTGAGCCTCCCATTCCATGAACCCGTCAGCCCTCTG GCTCGACATTATTATCAGATCATAAAAAGGCCAATGGATTTGTCAATCATACgaaaaaagctgcaaaaaaagGACAAGTTCCACTATTCTGCACCTGAGGAACTTGTGACTGATGTGCGTCTCATGTTTTGGAACTGTGCAAAGTTCAATTAT CCAGATTCAGAGGTTGCTGAGGCTGGACGATGCTTAGATGTATTCTTTGAGAGCAAACTGAAGGAGATCTATCCAGATAGGCACTTTCCTTCAATGCAACAGGATGAGACTGATTCTGAAGAGGAGGAGAGCCAGAATAGCAAAATGCCCCCCCAAGATTTTCAGTGGCCATCGTATGGACAGGAGTGCATTCAGCCTAAAAGAAGACGGCGCCATGCTGTAAGattgcaaaaacaaaagcatttggtTGCTAAGTGGCCACCCTGCTAA
- the TRIM66 gene encoding tripartite motif-containing protein 66 isoform X8 → MAKSCSTCKEKRPAHSLCTSCNKWLCSTCTEEHRHGNETGDRFLSVSLKGCTATEDEASEFSLFCPMHVQEPLKLFCETCDILTCHSCLLTEHKEHRFRHLDEALQNQRAILKNVIAKVEEKKNGIQVSAKQIEDRLLEVKHLYKKVENQIKMAKMVLINEINKRTNILLEQLEKITSERKQKLEQQLQGVVVLSRQVEHVQNFISWAVCSKNSIPFLFSKELIVFQIQRLLETNCNTDIGPPLKIRFTWDPSYWTKQLSNFGGFTMEGGHISHSDVLLYGNVQGLQTSLYHGQYSPASQLEPVNSQPHQFPPAVQCPMPVCCSYCLSVPHPNKAQPSHQNINRHQNFQQHPELHQQQFPLQYSMQQRDKEQRDVPPPLKLTQSGLEQQSRSESENTSGKMGKHLPPQQLQQTAPLGYAVVSHEAQQVHTSHPQSFRTQTALQTSTVQVQLGHLQKIKSNHLQQPPQQQQLPPASPLSGQNENTHKQVIQQSLDIMHHQFELEEMKKDLELLLQAQGQSSLQLNQTKPAQHVQQTIVGQINYIVRQPAPVQQHIQDESLVCESSTELDVQKPVVPLDRSDIPSLSQSLDEEARASSHSPESTLQQSAYNPVRKRSASLSIVGFSNDLEMELPSTRLSRSADPQIQGVAAVALGSSPNTHCDCDTPPEPVPSYSLVRGRAPGDLSPGLAPGDALQSSAKCKLENEDLNTVDHPLENSMASDGQDVVNELSLSMQKVLEEPINLSVKKSQRCNSPSEVLSKNSSLPVNDRMRQLRNEEDSSNCEKEHLEMDMKSNQDVSRSGPRELKIPYVRLERLKIHASESGELPVFKLQPQESEQEGSFLLIIECGTQSSSMAIRINKDSPPEGLKCKEENTEDRKFITTQAAGQIQSPPVGTLPSDQKLSNGTSITMKKSPVTQEVDTIENEDFCAVCLNGGELLCCDHCPKVFHLSCHVPALLSFPVGEWVCTLCRNPVKPEVEYDCENTRYGHSYNAQYGLDDYDQKKCEKLVLSLFCSSLSLPFHEPVSPLARHYYQIIKRPMDLSIIRKKLQKKDKFHYSAPEELVTDVRLMFWNCAKFNYPDSEVAEAGRCLDVFFESKLKEIYPDRHFPSMQQDETDSEEEESQNSKMPPQDFQWPSYGQECIQPKRRRRHAVRLQKQKHLVAKWPPC, encoded by the exons ATGGCAAAG AGCTGCTCCACGTGTAAAGAGAAGAGACCTGCTCACAGTCTCTGCACAAGCTGCAATAAGTGGTTGTGCAGCACGTGTACAGAGGAACACAGACATGGCAATGAAACTGGAGACCGCTTCCTGTCTGTATCCCTGAAGGGCTGCACAG CAACTGAAGATGAGGCAAGTgaattttccttattttgtccAATGCATGTTCAAGAGCCACTCAAGTTGTTCTGTGAGACCTGTGATATCCTTACCTGCCACAGCTGCCTTCTGACAGAGCATAAGGAACACAG GTTCAGACATCTTGATGAAGCTTTGCAAAATCAGAGAGCTATCCTGAAAAATGTCATAGCTaaagtggaagagaaaaaaaatggaattcagGTTTCAGCTAAACAGATTGAAGACAG GTTGCTTGAAGTAAAACACTTATAcaaaaaagtagaaaatcaaatcaaaatggCGAAGATGGTTTTGATAAATGAAATCAATAAACGAACAAACATCCTTCTTGAACAACTTGAA AAAATCACAagtgaaaggaagcagaaattggAGCAGCAACTGCAGGGTGTTGTGGTTTTAAGCAGACAGGTTGAACATGTGCAGAACTTCATCAGTTGGGCAGTGTGCAGTAAAAACAGCATCCCATTTCTCTTCAGTAAAGAACTG ATTGTATTTCAGATCCAGCGCTTGTTAGAGACAAATTGTAACACAGACATAGGCCCTCCACTGAAGATCAGATTTACTTGGGATCCATCCTACTGGACTAAACAGCTGTCCAATTTTG gagGTTTCACTATGGAAGGTGGACACATTTCTCATTCAGATGTGCTACTCTATGGAAATGTGCAAGGATTACAGACATCCTTGTATCATGGACAGTATTCCCCAGCATCACAGCTGGAGCCTGTGAATAGCCAGCCACATCAGTTTCCACCTGCAGTTCAGTGTCCTATGCCCGTGTGTTGCTCATACTGCCTCAGTGTACCTCACCCAAACAAAGCTCAGCCTTCTCACCAAAACATAAACCGCCATCAAAATTTTCAACAACATCCCGAACTGCATCAGCAGCAGTTTCCTCTGCAGTACAGCATGCAGCAACGTGACAAAGAGCAAAGGGATGTTCCCCCACCTCTGAAGTTAACACAGTCTGGGCTGGAGCAACAGTCACGATCAGAGTCAGAGAATACATCAGGGAAGATGGGAAAGCATTTAccaccccagcagctgcagcagactGCACCTCTGGGTTATGCTGTTGTATCACATGAGGCTCAGCAAGTTCACACAAGCCATCCACAGTCATTCCGCACGCAGACTGCTTTGCAAACATCAACTGTGCAAGTGCAGCTTGGCCATCTTCAGAAGATAAAGTCTAACCACTTGCAGCagccaccacagcagcagcagctgcctccagcGTCGCCACTGTCAGGTCAGAATGAGAACACCCACAAACAAGTCATCCAGCAGAGCTTGGACATAATGCACCACCAGTTTGAACTGGAGGAGATGAAAAAGGATCTGGAGCTTCTTCTCCAGGCCCAAGGACAGTCCAGCTTGCAGCTGAACCAAACCAAGCCAGCTCAGCATGTTCAACAGACCATAGTTGGTCAGATCAATTACATAGTGAGGCAGCCAGCCCCGGTTCAGCAGCATATCCAAGATGAATCTCTA GTCTGTGAGAGTTCCACTGAACTTGATGTCCAGAAGCCTGTAGTTCCTCTTGACAGAAGTGATATTCCCTCCCTGTCACAGTCATTAGATGAAGAAGCCAGGGCCAGCAGTCACTCCCCTGAATCAACATTGCAACAATCAGCTTACAACCCAGTGAGAAAG cGTTCAGCATCATTAAGCATTGTGGGCTTTTCAAACGATTTAGAAATGGAACTACCTTCAACAAGGTTATCTAGGTCAGCTGATCCACAGATACAAGGTGTGGCCGCTGTAGCACTTGGTTCATCCCCGAACACCCATTGTGACTGTGATACTCCACCAGAACCAGTACCCAGCTACAGCTTAGTACGGGGCAGAGCTCCAGGTGACCTGAGCCCTGGCCTTGCAccaggtgatgcactccagaGCAGCGCTAAGTGCAAG ctGGAAAATGAAGACTTGAATACTGTGGATCATCCTCTAGAAAACAGCATGGCCTCTGATGGGCAAGATGTAGTAAATGAATTAAGTCTTTCTATGCAAAAAGTGCTGGAAGAACCTATTAATCTTTCGGTCAAAAAATCTCAGCGTTGTAATTCTCCTTCTGAAGTGCTCAGCAAAAATTCTTCCCTGCCTGTGAATGACAGAATGAGACAACTTAGAAATGAAGAAG ATTCCAGTAACTGTGAAAAGGAACATTTAGAAATGGATATGAAAAGCAATCAGGATGTCAG tAGATCTGGCCCTAGAGAGCTGAAGATCCCTTATGTGAGACTGGAACGTCTGAAGATACATGCATCAGAATCCGGGGAGCTCCCAGTTTTTAAGCTCCAGCCACAGGAGAGTGAGCAGGAGGGCAGTTTCCTCTTGATAATTGAATGTGGGACCCAGTCTTCAAGCATGGCTATAAGA atAAATAAAGATAGTCCACCTGAAGGACTGAAATGCAAAGAGGAGAACACGGAAGACAGAAAATTTATTACAACCCAGGCTGCAGGACAGATACAATCTCCTCCTGTAGGTACTCTACCTTCTGATCAGAAGCTCAGTAATGGTACCTCCATCACGATGAAAAAATCTCCAGTCACTCAGGAAGTCGATACAATTGAGAATGaagatttctgtgctgtgtgtctTAATGGAGGAGAACTGTTGTGTTGTGATCACTGCCCCAAGGTCTTCCATCTCTCCTGCCATgttccagctctgctcagctttcCAGT ggGCGAATGGGTGTGTACACTTTGCCGTAATCCAGTGAAGCCAGAGGTAGAATATGACTGTGAAAACACACGCTACGGCCACAGTTACAATGCACAGTATGGCCTTGATGATTATGATCAGAAG AAGTGTGAAAAGCTGGTGCTTTCCCTGTTCTGCAGTAGTCTGAGCCTCCCATTCCATGAACCCGTCAGCCCTCTG GCTCGACATTATTATCAGATCATAAAAAGGCCAATGGATTTGTCAATCATACgaaaaaagctgcaaaaaaagGACAAGTTCCACTATTCTGCACCTGAGGAACTTGTGACTGATGTGCGTCTCATGTTTTGGAACTGTGCAAAGTTCAATTAT CCAGATTCAGAGGTTGCTGAGGCTGGACGATGCTTAGATGTATTCTTTGAGAGCAAACTGAAGGAGATCTATCCAGATAGGCACTTTCCTTCAATGCAACAGGATGAGACTGATTCTGAAGAGGAGGAGAGCCAGAATAGCAAAATGCCCCCCCAAGATTTTCAGTGGCCATCGTATGGACAGGAGTGCATTCAGCCTAAAAGAAGACGGCGCCATGCTGTAAGattgcaaaaacaaaagcatttggtTGCTAAGTGGCCACCCTGCTAA
- the TRIM66 gene encoding tripartite motif-containing protein 66 isoform X1 encodes MGSWFINLKPHFPAQQSAKIFFFLKWPTAVGTLDLLRNCLVCKRNLGKRDPRMLPCLHSFCKDCLLDLVQGYSCIPTGYEVLYEGILSCPVCKQTCFARDVVENFILKDFHTDNSAMAKSCSTCKEKRPAHSLCTSCNKWLCSTCTEEHRHGNETGDRFLSVSLKGCTATEDEASEFSLFCPMHVQEPLKLFCETCDILTCHSCLLTEHKEHRFRHLDEALQNQRAILKNVIAKVEEKKNGIQVSAKQIEDRLLEVKHLYKKVENQIKMAKMVLINEINKRTNILLEQLEKITSERKQKLEQQLQGVVVLSRQVEHVQNFISWAVCSKNSIPFLFSKELIVFQIQRLLETNCNTDIGPPLKIRFTWDPSYWTKQLSNFGGFTMEGGHISHSDVLLYGNVQGLQTSLYHGQYSPASQLEPVNSQPHQFPPAVQCPMPVCCSYCLSVPHPNKAQPSHQNINRHQNFQQHPELHQQQFPLQYSMQQRDKEQRDVPPPLKLTQSGLEQQSRSESENTSGKMGKHLPPQQLQQTAPLGYAVVSHEAQQVHTSHPQSFRTQTALQTSTVQVQLGHLQKIKSNHLQQPPQQQQLPPASPLSGQNENTHKQVIQQSLDIMHHQFELEEMKKDLELLLQAQGQSSLQLNQTKPAQHVQQTIVGQINYIVRQPAPVQQHIQDESLVCESSTELDVQKPVVPLDRSDIPSLSQSLDEEARASSHSPESTLQQSAYNPVRKRSASLSIVGFSNDLEMELPSTRLSRSADPQIQGVAAVALGSSPNTHCDCDTPPEPVPSYSLVRGRAPGDLSPGLAPGDALQSSAKCKLENEDLNTVDHPLENSMASDGQDVVNELSLSMQKVLEEPINLSVKKSQRCNSPSEVLSKNSSLPVNDRMRQLRNEEDSSNCEKEHLEMDMKSNQDVSRSGPRELKIPYVRLERLKIHASESGELPVFKLQPQESEQEGSFLLIIECGTQSSSMAIRINKDSPPEGLKCKEENTEDRKFITTQAAGQIQSPPVGTLPSDQKLSNGTSITMKKSPVTQEVDTIENEDFCAVCLNGGELLCCDHCPKVFHLSCHVPALLSFPVGEWVCTLCRNPVKPEVEYDCENTRYGHSYNAQYGLDDYDQKKCEKLVLSLFCSSLSLPFHEPVSPLARHYYQIIKRPMDLSIIRKKLQKKDKFHYSAPEELVTDVRLMFWNCAKFNYPDSEVAEAGRCLDVFFESKLKEIYPDRHFPSMQQDETDSEEEESQNSKMPPQDFQWPSYGQECIQPKRRRRHAVRLQKQKHLVAKWPPC; translated from the exons gtATCCTTTCCTGCCCTGTGTGTAAACAGACCTGCTTTGCAAGAGATGTAGTTGAAAATTTCATTCTCAAGGACTTTCACACTGATAATTCAGCTATGGCAAAG AGCTGCTCCACGTGTAAAGAGAAGAGACCTGCTCACAGTCTCTGCACAAGCTGCAATAAGTGGTTGTGCAGCACGTGTACAGAGGAACACAGACATGGCAATGAAACTGGAGACCGCTTCCTGTCTGTATCCCTGAAGGGCTGCACAG CAACTGAAGATGAGGCAAGTgaattttccttattttgtccAATGCATGTTCAAGAGCCACTCAAGTTGTTCTGTGAGACCTGTGATATCCTTACCTGCCACAGCTGCCTTCTGACAGAGCATAAGGAACACAG GTTCAGACATCTTGATGAAGCTTTGCAAAATCAGAGAGCTATCCTGAAAAATGTCATAGCTaaagtggaagagaaaaaaaatggaattcagGTTTCAGCTAAACAGATTGAAGACAG GTTGCTTGAAGTAAAACACTTATAcaaaaaagtagaaaatcaaatcaaaatggCGAAGATGGTTTTGATAAATGAAATCAATAAACGAACAAACATCCTTCTTGAACAACTTGAA AAAATCACAagtgaaaggaagcagaaattggAGCAGCAACTGCAGGGTGTTGTGGTTTTAAGCAGACAGGTTGAACATGTGCAGAACTTCATCAGTTGGGCAGTGTGCAGTAAAAACAGCATCCCATTTCTCTTCAGTAAAGAACTG ATTGTATTTCAGATCCAGCGCTTGTTAGAGACAAATTGTAACACAGACATAGGCCCTCCACTGAAGATCAGATTTACTTGGGATCCATCCTACTGGACTAAACAGCTGTCCAATTTTG gagGTTTCACTATGGAAGGTGGACACATTTCTCATTCAGATGTGCTACTCTATGGAAATGTGCAAGGATTACAGACATCCTTGTATCATGGACAGTATTCCCCAGCATCACAGCTGGAGCCTGTGAATAGCCAGCCACATCAGTTTCCACCTGCAGTTCAGTGTCCTATGCCCGTGTGTTGCTCATACTGCCTCAGTGTACCTCACCCAAACAAAGCTCAGCCTTCTCACCAAAACATAAACCGCCATCAAAATTTTCAACAACATCCCGAACTGCATCAGCAGCAGTTTCCTCTGCAGTACAGCATGCAGCAACGTGACAAAGAGCAAAGGGATGTTCCCCCACCTCTGAAGTTAACACAGTCTGGGCTGGAGCAACAGTCACGATCAGAGTCAGAGAATACATCAGGGAAGATGGGAAAGCATTTAccaccccagcagctgcagcagactGCACCTCTGGGTTATGCTGTTGTATCACATGAGGCTCAGCAAGTTCACACAAGCCATCCACAGTCATTCCGCACGCAGACTGCTTTGCAAACATCAACTGTGCAAGTGCAGCTTGGCCATCTTCAGAAGATAAAGTCTAACCACTTGCAGCagccaccacagcagcagcagctgcctccagcGTCGCCACTGTCAGGTCAGAATGAGAACACCCACAAACAAGTCATCCAGCAGAGCTTGGACATAATGCACCACCAGTTTGAACTGGAGGAGATGAAAAAGGATCTGGAGCTTCTTCTCCAGGCCCAAGGACAGTCCAGCTTGCAGCTGAACCAAACCAAGCCAGCTCAGCATGTTCAACAGACCATAGTTGGTCAGATCAATTACATAGTGAGGCAGCCAGCCCCGGTTCAGCAGCATATCCAAGATGAATCTCTA GTCTGTGAGAGTTCCACTGAACTTGATGTCCAGAAGCCTGTAGTTCCTCTTGACAGAAGTGATATTCCCTCCCTGTCACAGTCATTAGATGAAGAAGCCAGGGCCAGCAGTCACTCCCCTGAATCAACATTGCAACAATCAGCTTACAACCCAGTGAGAAAG cGTTCAGCATCATTAAGCATTGTGGGCTTTTCAAACGATTTAGAAATGGAACTACCTTCAACAAGGTTATCTAGGTCAGCTGATCCACAGATACAAGGTGTGGCCGCTGTAGCACTTGGTTCATCCCCGAACACCCATTGTGACTGTGATACTCCACCAGAACCAGTACCCAGCTACAGCTTAGTACGGGGCAGAGCTCCAGGTGACCTGAGCCCTGGCCTTGCAccaggtgatgcactccagaGCAGCGCTAAGTGCAAG ctGGAAAATGAAGACTTGAATACTGTGGATCATCCTCTAGAAAACAGCATGGCCTCTGATGGGCAAGATGTAGTAAATGAATTAAGTCTTTCTATGCAAAAAGTGCTGGAAGAACCTATTAATCTTTCGGTCAAAAAATCTCAGCGTTGTAATTCTCCTTCTGAAGTGCTCAGCAAAAATTCTTCCCTGCCTGTGAATGACAGAATGAGACAACTTAGAAATGAAGAAG ATTCCAGTAACTGTGAAAAGGAACATTTAGAAATGGATATGAAAAGCAATCAGGATGTCAG tAGATCTGGCCCTAGAGAGCTGAAGATCCCTTATGTGAGACTGGAACGTCTGAAGATACATGCATCAGAATCCGGGGAGCTCCCAGTTTTTAAGCTCCAGCCACAGGAGAGTGAGCAGGAGGGCAGTTTCCTCTTGATAATTGAATGTGGGACCCAGTCTTCAAGCATGGCTATAAGA atAAATAAAGATAGTCCACCTGAAGGACTGAAATGCAAAGAGGAGAACACGGAAGACAGAAAATTTATTACAACCCAGGCTGCAGGACAGATACAATCTCCTCCTGTAGGTACTCTACCTTCTGATCAGAAGCTCAGTAATGGTACCTCCATCACGATGAAAAAATCTCCAGTCACTCAGGAAGTCGATACAATTGAGAATGaagatttctgtgctgtgtgtctTAATGGAGGAGAACTGTTGTGTTGTGATCACTGCCCCAAGGTCTTCCATCTCTCCTGCCATgttccagctctgctcagctttcCAGT ggGCGAATGGGTGTGTACACTTTGCCGTAATCCAGTGAAGCCAGAGGTAGAATATGACTGTGAAAACACACGCTACGGCCACAGTTACAATGCACAGTATGGCCTTGATGATTATGATCAGAAG AAGTGTGAAAAGCTGGTGCTTTCCCTGTTCTGCAGTAGTCTGAGCCTCCCATTCCATGAACCCGTCAGCCCTCTG GCTCGACATTATTATCAGATCATAAAAAGGCCAATGGATTTGTCAATCATACgaaaaaagctgcaaaaaaagGACAAGTTCCACTATTCTGCACCTGAGGAACTTGTGACTGATGTGCGTCTCATGTTTTGGAACTGTGCAAAGTTCAATTAT CCAGATTCAGAGGTTGCTGAGGCTGGACGATGCTTAGATGTATTCTTTGAGAGCAAACTGAAGGAGATCTATCCAGATAGGCACTTTCCTTCAATGCAACAGGATGAGACTGATTCTGAAGAGGAGGAGAGCCAGAATAGCAAAATGCCCCCCCAAGATTTTCAGTGGCCATCGTATGGACAGGAGTGCATTCAGCCTAAAAGAAGACGGCGCCATGCTGTAAGattgcaaaaacaaaagcatttggtTGCTAAGTGGCCACCCTGCTAA